GGGATGCGTTGAAATCGATCTTGGTTTTGGAGGCATTCTGAGGATCGCCGCTGGCGAAGCAATGGTGGAACTTTACTCAATTCTGTTCGCCGTTTTTCTCGGATTCGCGAGCGGTTTTCTGGCCTCGATTCCCGTCGGGCCGATCAACATCGCGATCGTCAATGAAGGCGCGCGGCGCGGCTTTCGCTGGGCGTTGCTTATCGGCTTTGGAGCCATTGCCATGGAGACCATCTACTGCGGCCTGGCGTTCGCCGGTTTCTCCGGCTTGTTTGCCTCGCCGCTCTTACGCGCCTCGATCGAGTTGCTGAGTTTCCTGGCCACCCTGTTTTTCGGCGTAAAATATCTGCTGGTCCGCAAATTGCCCGCGACGACGAAAAGCGTGGAACGGGTCGAGCATCGGCTTCATCCGCACACCGCATTCATGATCGGCTTCGTGCGCGTCCTGGGCAATCCAGGTGTGTTGCTGTTCTGGATCACGCTGTCGGCGACGTTCATGTCCCACGAGTGGATCGCCAACACCTGGATCAGCAAAGGCTCTTGCGTGCTGGGCATCGTGTTCGGCGCCTCGGCCTGGTTTCTCTTCTTGAGTTTCGTGGTTTCTCTGGGCCAGGGAAAATTCTCGGCCAAGACCCTGGTGAGGCTCTCGCACGCGTCGGGGGCGTCGTTGCTTGTGGTCGCCGTCGTCATCGGTGTGCGGTTGGTCCGTTTGCTCGCGAACCGGGGCGAGCCGCACTTGTGAGAGCCTGCCCGCCGTTCAAATGGCGGCGTAACGGCGCAGGTACTTCACGGCCACCTGCAAATCATTGGGCCAGGGCGCCTCGATCGTCACCGAGGAAGCTTTGATCGGATGCTCGCAGCTCAGGCCGGCTGCGTGCAGGGCCACGCGCTGAATCAATGGCTTTTCGGTTGCTCCCGGCTTCAAACGGTAATCGGACTTCAAGGTCGAGAGCAAAAGCGGACGGCCGCCATACAAAGAGTCTGCCACCACCGGCAGACGGACCGATTGCAGGTGGACGCGGATTTGATGCGTTCGCCCGGTTAGAGGCAGGCACTTCAAGAGCGTGTAACCTTGAAACCGTTCCAAGACCTCGAAATGAGTTTTGGCTCTTTTCCCTTGTTTCTGGTCCACCCGCATCAGGCCAATCTTGTGCGGGTGCGGCCCCAGTTTCCGGTCCACGTCAAAGGCTTCCTTTTCCAGGCTGGAGTGAACCAGGGCGACATAAGTCTTGGAAGGTTTCTCGGTGCCGAACTGGTTGGCCAGCGCGATGAGCGTGGGCTTGTCCTTCGCCAGGAGCAGAATTCCCGTGGTCTCGAAATCGAGGCGATGCGCGTTGGCCAGGTAATTGACGCGGTGTTCCTTTGTCCAGGCGACGCCGCGCTGGATGGCGTCCTGAAGCAGACGCATGAGATTCGGCCGCGCCGGGTCGTAGCGATCGGGCGATGTGAGCAGGCGGCTGGGTTTGTCGAGAGCAAGCAGGTGCTCGTCTTCAAACAGGATGGGGATTTCCCAGAATTCCCGGGTGGCCGGGGAGGAAAGTTTGATGGGGCTGTTCAGTTGGCGCCAGGCTGTTTATCTCCCTGCAACGTGATCCGAGCGAGGTCCATTTCTTTGCGCATCCATTCGCCGAACGCCTCGTACTGGCGCGTGCGGCGCAGATTGTCCGTAAACTCCCGCACTTCAGTCTTCACCCGCTCGTCCGGCACGGGAACCTTCGCCTCCAGATAAACGATAAATCCTGAGTCGCGAGAGTAAGTGAACGAACTGACCTGGTTGGTGTGCAGAGAAAAGGCCGTCGTCTTCAGGGAGGTCAGGTCCGCCCGGTTGGCGATTTGAGGCAACGACAGCGTCTTCTGGGAGAACGGAGGAAGGTCAATTGGCTCGACATTGGCTTCCTTGCACGCTGCGGCAAAAGTCTTTCCCTGGGCCAGACTGTTTGTGAGCGTGCTTTGCAACTCCCGGCCTGCCGCATTCAGCAACTCGTTCGCCTTGCTCTTGCGAAACTCAGTCGCGACCTGGTCGCGCACCGCCTCGAATGGCTTGACCTCGCTGGGAACGCGTTTGTGGAAACCCACCAGATAAACCCCATCCTCAGCCACGATCGGCTGTTCGTAAAACGGCTGGGCGGGAGAAAGCTGAAACGCGGCCTGCACGAATGTGTCCGGCACTTTGAGGTTGGGCGGCTGGCCGTCCTTCGAGAAGGGATCTGTCACGGTGGAAAGGATGCCTTTGGCGGCAGCCAGGTTGGCCAGATTGTTGGTTCCTGCGGGCAGTTCGAGCACCTCATTGGCGAATTCGATCGCTTTCTTGCGCGCTTCGAACATCGCCGCGCCATGACGATACTCGTCGCGGATTTTTTGCTTGGCTTCTTCCGGCGCGAGCGCGAGGCCATTGGTACCTCGGAATGAGTTGGTGCCGCGCTGGAGAAACTCGGCATCGATCATTTGCGTCAGATTGGTCTGGGCCACCAGTTTCTGCTCGGCTTCGGTCATGTAGTTGGTGGCGTCGAACTTGACATAGACCACCTGAACCCGTTCAGGAATGCGGTAGCTGGCCTGATGGTTCGTGTAATAGGTCATCAAATCGGCCGGCGTCTCAACGACTTTGGAAAGGTAGTTTGAGGATTGGAGGAAGACGGCTTGGGTGTCCGCTTGCTCGTTTTCGCGGCGAAAAATGATCTCCGCCTCCTGAGGTGTGATGAGTTTTCCCGTCAAGCCGGTCAAGGCGATCAGGTGCTGAATGCCAACCTCGTGCCGAACGAATCGCTGGAAATCGGCTTCGACGAGATTCTGCTGGGGCAAGCGCAACTTGATGAATCCATCGTAATCCTCCTGTCGAAACTTCC
This region of Verrucomicrobiota bacterium genomic DNA includes:
- a CDS encoding RNA pseudouridine synthase, encoding MNSPIKLSSPATREFWEIPILFEDEHLLALDKPSRLLTSPDRYDPARPNLMRLLQDAIQRGVAWTKEHRVNYLANAHRLDFETTGILLLAKDKPTLIALANQFGTEKPSKTYVALVHSSLEKEAFDVDRKLGPHPHKIGLMRVDQKQGKRAKTHFEVLERFQGYTLLKCLPLTGRTHQIRVHLQSVRLPVVADSLYGGRPLLLSTLKSDYRLKPGATEKPLIQRVALHAAGLSCEHPIKASSVTIEAPWPNDLQVAVKYLRRYAAI